From the Armatimonadota bacterium genome, the window TCACTGCCGGGTATTTCCCGGAACTGCCGCCTGCCGCTGGAGTCGGTGTACCATTCCAGACGCACCGCGTGCAGGCGTTTGACATTGCCCTGTTCGTCACCTTCAAACCACTTGGTATTGATGCTCCACTCGCGGATGCCACCTTCCTCGTGCGCGCTGGATGTGCGCAGAATCATCGGGTAGGTGGGCCAGGGCTGGGTTAGCTCGTCACGCTCCAGCGGTGGTTTGGGCAGCAGTTCAATCTGGTAAATCTCCTTTGCCCCCTGTCGGATGGCAGTGCCCAGACAGTCTGCACCGGTGTCACCGCCGCCGATAATCACCACCCGCTTGCCCTCAGCGGTAATGCGCTGCTCCGGCGGAATATAGTCTCCCGCATTCGCGCGGTTCTGTTGGGTGAGATATTCCATCGCAAAGTGGATGCCCTTCAGCTCGCGTCCGGGCACCTTCAGGTCGCGAGGGATGGTGGAACCACCGGTGAGCAGCACCGCGTCGAACGCCGCCAGCAGCTCGGAAGCGGTCAGGTCTACCCCAACATTGACACAAGGCTGAAACTGGATACCCTCCGCTTCCATCAGCTGCAGTCGGCGGTCAAGAATCTTCTTGTCCAGCTTGAAGTCGGGGATGCCATAGCGGAGCAATCCGCCGATGCGGTCGGCGCGTTCGAACACCGTGACCCAGTGTCCCGCACGGTTCAGCTGCTGCGCCGCCGCCAGTCCAGCCGGTCCCGACCCCACTACTGCTACACGCTTGCCTGTACGCACCGGTGGGGGTTCCGGCTGCACCCAGCCTTTCTCAAAGCCGTACTCGATGATATGCTCCTCAATCTGCTTGATGGTGACCGCAGGCTGATTGATGCCCAGCACGCAGGCGGTTTCGCACGGGGCAGGACACAACCTGCCGGTGAACTCCGGAAAGTTGTTGGTGGCGTGAAGCCGACGCAGCGCCTCATGCCATTTGTTTCTGTAAACCAGGTCGTTCCAGTCGGGGATAATGTTGCCCAGTGGGCATCCTAAATGGCAGAAGGGCACGCCGCAGTCCATGCACCGCGCTGCCTGTTTTTGCAGACGTTCGGGCGGCATGTGCGTGTGCACCTCCAGCCAGTCACGCTTGCGCTCCTCCACCGGACGATACGGTGCGGTCTCGCGTGTATATTTCAGGAAGCCTTTCGGGTCAGCCATGCGTCCACCACCTCAATCCATGACCATCTGTTCAGCGGATTGCTCTCGTGCCATTTCCTCCAGCACGGTTTTGTACTCTATCGAGATGACCTTTACGAACTGCGGCAGCACCTCGCTCCAGCGGTCCAGCACCTCTTTGGCGCGAGCGCTGCCTGTATAGCGATAGTGTCGCTCCACCAGGTCGCGCAGCAGCGAAACGTCCTCAGGGTCTTCCACCGGTTCCAGTAGGATAGAGCCTCCGCCATAATTAACTCGCTTGTCGAACAGCCCGTCGATGTCCCACACGAAGGCAATGCCGCCGCTCATGCCCGCGGCGAAGTTGCGTCCGGTCTTGCCCAGCACCACCACGACGCCGCCGGTCATGTACTCGCAGCAATGGTCGCCTGCACCTTCCACCACCGCCCGCGCGCCGCTGTTGCGCACTGCGAACCGTTCGCCGACGACGCCACTCAGGAACACCTCGCCACCCGTCGCGCCGTACAGCAGCGTGTTGCCCGCGATGATGTTCTCGTGTGCAGGGAAGTCGCACTCCTTCGGGGGATAGGCGATGATACGACCGCCGGAGATGCCCTTGCCCAGGTAGTCGTTGGCATCGCCTTCCAGGATCAGCGTGACGCCGTTGTGCAGGAACGCACCGAAGCTCTGTCCGGCGGAACCCTTGAAGTGGATGCGGATGGTGTCGTCGGGCAGACCTTCTTCCCCGTGGCGGCGGGCGATCTCGCCGCTGAGCATCGTACCCACCGTGCGGTTGCAGTTGCGGATAGGCAGGCTCAGCTCCACTCGTTCACCGCGTTCCAGCGCAGGCTTGCACAGCTCCAGCAACTGGATGTCTATCTGCTTCTCCAGTCCGTGATCCTGCTTCTCCACGCAACGCAGAGGCGTACCCGGCGGCACATCCGGCTTCTGTAGCAACACGCTCACGTCCACGCCCTTCGCCTTCCAGTGGTCAATCGCTTCGCGCGTCTCCAGCATGTCCACACGACCGACCATCTCGTCGAAGGTGCGGAAGCCCAGCTCCGCCATGATTTCACGCACTTCCTGGGCGACGAAGGTGAAGAAGTTCACCACGTGTTCGGGCTTGCCCGCGAACCGCTCGCGCAGGATGGGGTCTTGCGTGGCGATACCCACCGGACAGGTGTTCAGGTGGCACACGCGCATCATGATGCACCCCAACGCCACCAACGCCGCGCTGGAGAAGCCGAACTCCTCCGCGCCAAGCAGGGCGGCAATCACCACATCGCGTCCGGTCTTCAGCTGTCCATCGGTTTGCAACACCACGCGCCCACGCAGTCCGTTCTTCACCAGCACCTGCTGCGTCTCCGCGATGCCCAGTTCCCACGGGATGCCCGCGTGCTTGATGGAAGACAGCGGCGACGCCCCTGTGCCCCCTTCGAAGCCGCTGATGAGGATATGGTCGGCATGCGCTTTGGCGACGCCCGCTGCGACAGTGCCCACACCTACCTCCGCCACCAGCTTCACCGAGATACGGGCGTACGGATTGACGTTCTTCAGGTCGAAGATGAGCTGCGCTAGGTCCTCAATAGAGTAGATATCGTGGTGTGGCGGCGGCGAGATGAGCGTCACTCCCGGCGTGGAGTGGCGCACCTTGGCGATGTACTTACTCACCTTGTGACCGGGCAGCTGACCACCTTCGCCTGGCTTGGCGCCCTGAGCCATCTTAATCTGCAGTTCGTCGGCGTTGACCAGATAGTGCGTGGTGACGCCGAACCGTCCCGAAGCCACCTGCTTGATTGCGCTGCGCTTGCTGTCGCCGTTGGGCAGAGGGATGTAGCGTTCGGGGTCTTCGCCGCCCTCACCTGTATTGCTCTTGCCGCCGAGGCGGTTCATGGCGATAGCCAACGTCTCGTGCGCCTCTCTGCTGATAGAGCCGAGCGACATCGCTCCCGTCGCGAACCGCTTCACAATCTCGCTCACCGGTTCCACTTCCTCAATGGGGATGGGGTTGCCCTTCTTGAACCTGAACAGTCCGCGCAGGGTGGCAAGCTGCTCGTTCTGCCTGTTCACCAGCTCGGCGTACTCTTTGTATGTCTGATAGTTACCGGTGCGCACCGCGTGTTGCAGCTTGGCAATCACATCGGGGTTCATCTGGTGGAACTCGCCTCCACGTCGCCACTTGTACCAGCCCCCGGGGTCCAAATCCAGGTTCTCCGGCACTGGCGCAGGCGGATAGGCGAAGCGGTGTCGTGCCAGAGTCTCCTCCGCAATCACGTCCAGCTTCACGCCGCTGATGCGCGAGGCGGTGTGGGTGAAGTACTTCTCGATAACCTCTTCATGCAGACCGATCGCTTCAAAAATCTGCGCACCGCGATAGCTCTGCAGGGTAGAGATGCCCATTTTGGACATCGTTTTGAGCAAGCCCTTGTTGATGGACTTGATGAAGTTCTTGCAGGCTTGCTCATAGCTGATCTCTTCAGGCAACATGCCCTCGCGCTTCATGTCCGCCAGCGTTTCGAACACCAGGTAGGGGTTCACCGCGCTCGCGCCGTAGCCAATAAGCAGGGCGAAGTGATGCACCTCGCGCGGCTCGCCCGATTCCACCACCAACCCGACCGCCGTGCGCGTGCCTTCGCGAATCAGGTAGTGATGCACTGCCGAGGTTGCCAGCAGAGCGGGGATTGGTGCGTGGTTGCGGTCTACACCTCTATCGGAGAGGATGATGATGCTCACGCCTTCGGCGACGGCGCGGCTCGCCTCCTTGCACAGGCGGGTAAGAGCCACCTCCATCCCTGCCGCGCCGGTGTCGGGGTCAAACAGCATCGAGAGTGTACGTGCGCTGAAGTTGTTTGCCTCGATGTGGCGCAGTTTTTCCAACTCCACGTTGGTCAAGATGGGCGTCTCGATGCGCAGCTGTCGGCAGTGCTCCGGGGTTTCCTCCAACAGACTGCCGTCCTTGCCGATGTAGTCCGCTAGCGACATCACAATCTCTTCGCGGATGTGGTCAATCGGCGGGTTGGTCACCTGCGCGAAGAGCTGCTTGAAGTAGTTATACAGCAGCTGCGGTCGTTGTGATAGCACCGCGATAGGCGTGTCGTTGCCCATCGAACCGACGGGTTCCTCGCCGTCAATCGCCATCGGCGCCAGAATCATGTTCAGGTCTTCCAACGTATAGCCAAACACCTTCTGGCGCTCCAGAATGGTCTCGTGATTGGGCAGGTACACATGCGGTGGGTCAGGTAGCCTGCTCAGGTCGATACGATTCTGGATGAGCCACTGCTTGTACGGCTTCTGGTGCACGATACGGTCTTTCAGCTCCTCGTCATCGATAATTCGTCCCTCTTCTGTGTCCACCAGAAAGATTTTGCCCGGCTGCAGTCGCCACTTGGAGCGGATGTTCTCGTCAGGAATGTCCAGCACGCCTGTTTCGGATGCCATCACCACGTGGTCGTCCTTTGTTACAAGATAACGCGCAGGGCGCAAGCCGTTGCGGTCGAGCATCGCCCCAATCTGGCGTCCATCGGTGAACGCCACCGCCGCCGGACCGTCCCATGGCTCCATAATGCAGGCATGGTATTCGTAGAACGCCTTGCGGTCCTCGTCCATGAACTGATGGTTGCCCCACGCTTCGGGGATGAGCATCAGCATCGCATGGGCAAGGCTGCGCCCACCACGCACCAACAGCTCCAGCGCGTTGTCCAGCGTAGCGGAGTCGCTGCCCGTCTCCGTGACCAGGGGGGTGAGCTTCTTCACATCATCGCCAAACAGCGGCGAACGCAGTTGCGCCTCGCGAGCGCGCATCCAGTTGCGGTTGCCGCGCAGGGTGTTAATCTCGCCGTTATGCGCGATCATGCGGTACGGATGCGCCAGTGGCCAGGTGGGGAAGGTGTTGGTGCTGAACCGCTGATGCACCAACGCGAGTGCGGTCACCACATCGGGTTCGGCGAGGTCCAGATAGAACCCGCTTATCTGGTGCGCCAGCAGTAGCCCTTTGTACACAATCGTGCGTGACGACAAACTGCAGATATAGAAATACTCCGGCTGTTTAAGGTGCAGACGAGCCACACGGTTTTCAATCACCTTACGGATAACGAACAGTTTGCGTTCGAACGCCTCCTGGTCGGGTATCTCCTTCGCCCGCCCGATGAAGAACTGTTTAATGACTGGCTCCACTGCTCGCGAAGCGGTGCCGATGGCGGTGTTGTCCACCGGAACCTCGCGCCAGCCAAGAAAGAGCTGTCCTTCCTCCTTGGTAACGGTCTCTATCGCCGCTTCACACAGGGCGCGGTCGCGCTCATCACGGGGCAGGAAAACCATGCCTACCCCATAATAGCCTTCGCTGGGCAAATGGCCGTCGCGCTGGCGCAGGAAGAACTGGTGCGGTATCTGAATCAGGATGCCCGCGCCATCGCCCGTTTCGGGGTCGCTTCCCGACGCGCCACGGTGCACCAGATTCTCCAGAATCTGGATACCCCGCTCTACAATCGCGTGCGACTTCTTGCCTTTGATATTGACCACAAAGCCTACGCCGCAGGCGTCATGCTCATGCGCCGGATGGTATAAGCCATCTGGTTCTGGCAATCCGTGATAATGCATACCTCTTCATCAACTCCCTGCCGAGCAATACTGGAGATAGTTCCGTTTCCGCAAGACAAATAATGCCCGTTGTCGCAGGTGCGTCTCTTCGCACGCACGACACGGGCGTCTTTGGAACCGTGTGCGTGTGGTTATTTTACCGCAGTTTGTACACTGTTTGCAAGCGTCTGGGGGTTATGAGAACCTCATTCGAAAATGTATCTCGTGGACAGCAGCGTCCTGCAGAAAGCACAAACTCCCCCCAGTTCCATACCATATCTACCCAGTGCTTGTGGTTGGCGAAGGTGTAGTGCACAAGTCGTTTGGATGAAGGGTGTTGCGATTGAACGCACACAACAAGCGATTGCAGAGGAAGGTGAAGCGTTATGTGCAAAGAGGGTGTTCGAGAATTGTTGAGAAGTTGGTTGTAGCGCAAGGAGAGAGGCGTTCTTGCTATCCCTGCCTTACCTCACCCCCGTCCCCTCTCCTACGAGGAGAGGGGCGTTCCCCCTTCCCTTGCAGGGAAGGGGGCAAGGGGGTTAGGTTATCTATCCATTCAACCAGCAATTTCGAACACCCTCATGTGCAAATGCCTTTTGGGTGTAACCCTGCTGCTGGCTTTGGCGTCCCATCTCTGCTAGGCGCAGCAGTGGGAGTTTCCCGTCTCTGGCAGTGCTGTCTATCCCCTGCGCTGGGGCAATGTGGAGAGTAGCGATGACCTCGTGCCCAGT encodes:
- the gltD gene encoding dihydropyrimidine dehydrogenase subunit A, with product MADPKGFLKYTRETAPYRPVEERKRDWLEVHTHMPPERLQKQAARCMDCGVPFCHLGCPLGNIIPDWNDLVYRNKWHEALRRLHATNNFPEFTGRLCPAPCETACVLGINQPAVTIKQIEEHIIEYGFEKGWVQPEPPPVRTGKRVAVVGSGPAGLAAAQQLNRAGHWVTVFERADRIGGLLRYGIPDFKLDKKILDRRLQLMEAEGIQFQPCVNVGVDLTASELLAAFDAVLLTGGSTIPRDLKVPGRELKGIHFAMEYLTQQNRANAGDYIPPEQRITAEGKRVVIIGGGDTGADCLGTAIRQGAKEIYQIELLPKPPLERDELTQPWPTYPMILRTSSAHEEGGIREWSINTKWFEGDEQGNVKRLHAVRLEWYTDSSGRRQFREIPGSEFSLDVDLVLLAMGFLHPQHDGLLDALGVEYDERGNVKTINYATSVPGVFAAGDMRRGQSLIVWAISEGREAAHYVDKYLMGRTYLPLTGAKLL
- the gltA gene encoding glutamate synthase, with protein sequence MHYHGLPEPDGLYHPAHEHDACGVGFVVNIKGKKSHAIVERGIQILENLVHRGASGSDPETGDGAGILIQIPHQFFLRQRDGHLPSEGYYGVGMVFLPRDERDRALCEAAIETVTKEEGQLFLGWREVPVDNTAIGTASRAVEPVIKQFFIGRAKEIPDQEAFERKLFVIRKVIENRVARLHLKQPEYFYICSLSSRTIVYKGLLLAHQISGFYLDLAEPDVVTALALVHQRFSTNTFPTWPLAHPYRMIAHNGEINTLRGNRNWMRAREAQLRSPLFGDDVKKLTPLVTETGSDSATLDNALELLVRGGRSLAHAMLMLIPEAWGNHQFMDEDRKAFYEYHACIMEPWDGPAAVAFTDGRQIGAMLDRNGLRPARYLVTKDDHVVMASETGVLDIPDENIRSKWRLQPGKIFLVDTEEGRIIDDEELKDRIVHQKPYKQWLIQNRIDLSRLPDPPHVYLPNHETILERQKVFGYTLEDLNMILAPMAIDGEEPVGSMGNDTPIAVLSQRPQLLYNYFKQLFAQVTNPPIDHIREEIVMSLADYIGKDGSLLEETPEHCRQLRIETPILTNVELEKLRHIEANNFSARTLSMLFDPDTGAAGMEVALTRLCKEASRAVAEGVSIIILSDRGVDRNHAPIPALLATSAVHHYLIREGTRTAVGLVVESGEPREVHHFALLIGYGASAVNPYLVFETLADMKREGMLPEEISYEQACKNFIKSINKGLLKTMSKMGISTLQSYRGAQIFEAIGLHEEVIEKYFTHTASRISGVKLDVIAEETLARHRFAYPPAPVPENLDLDPGGWYKWRRGGEFHQMNPDVIAKLQHAVRTGNYQTYKEYAELVNRQNEQLATLRGLFRFKKGNPIPIEEVEPVSEIVKRFATGAMSLGSISREAHETLAIAMNRLGGKSNTGEGGEDPERYIPLPNGDSKRSAIKQVASGRFGVTTHYLVNADELQIKMAQGAKPGEGGQLPGHKVSKYIAKVRHSTPGVTLISPPPHHDIYSIEDLAQLIFDLKNVNPYARISVKLVAEVGVGTVAAGVAKAHADHILISGFEGGTGASPLSSIKHAGIPWELGIAETQQVLVKNGLRGRVVLQTDGQLKTGRDVVIAALLGAEEFGFSSAALVALGCIMMRVCHLNTCPVGIATQDPILRERFAGKPEHVVNFFTFVAQEVREIMAELGFRTFDEMVGRVDMLETREAIDHWKAKGVDVSVLLQKPDVPPGTPLRCVEKQDHGLEKQIDIQLLELCKPALERGERVELSLPIRNCNRTVGTMLSGEIARRHGEEGLPDDTIRIHFKGSAGQSFGAFLHNGVTLILEGDANDYLGKGISGGRIIAYPPKECDFPAHENIIAGNTLLYGATGGEVFLSGVVGERFAVRNSGARAVVEGAGDHCCEYMTGGVVVVLGKTGRNFAAGMSGGIAFVWDIDGLFDKRVNYGGGSILLEPVEDPEDVSLLRDLVERHYRYTGSARAKEVLDRWSEVLPQFVKVISIEYKTVLEEMAREQSAEQMVMD